A window of the Dioscorea cayenensis subsp. rotundata cultivar TDr96_F1 chromosome 14, TDr96_F1_v2_PseudoChromosome.rev07_lg8_w22 25.fasta, whole genome shotgun sequence genome harbors these coding sequences:
- the LOC120275269 gene encoding uncharacterized protein LOC120275269 has protein sequence MTTSTRDSHEINIEPEGLLLIIEVAKQELNFFEKQMMKWSIFQLTPWPVSIPIIPSARIGPFYQQNFLQVAFKKSGPVLRFLLLINKPLEYVMMEMREVVEELRAHYSFLEDVWRNDAKFVQLMVYDGCRILGLLRDHDERSLLYDRYYGTHKASHRPIPELQAIVLLDNQVPLLAVKMLLQVEARSRNKRPPIDKEINNLVFKFLGMDDMVDKTQTLGLHILDLYRKGIIGPLTTATNDNTNESGGLPIQRRPDSLQPFPSERGKILSAVKLQESGVTFKKSLSNKITDISFDKDKGILSLPLFFIDVATWPTFLSLMIFEACRVGPHTRLQYQLQETIKELQRQFFEQDQRADQQVPDQQVQREIDELIEREILPKLFMGTPCEQVIPWQLPKEHLQLLLHKLQSQAHISQIRQLEGYGEHVTSYIFFMRELIESDSDVRLLKSKGIIFLDDENELAAVQLLKILTTVVHYPTANIKKLRREVNEYSQRKMNRLVKTRVNRWLNILMNLYFDNPWSTIAVIGGVMILVLTCLQTFYSFLSYEYPKGG, from the exons ATGACAACATCCACAAGAGATTCCCATGAGATCAACATAGAGCCTGAAGGGCTACTACTGATCATTGAAGTGGCAAAGCAGGAGTTAAACTTTTTTGAAAAGCAAATGATGAAATGGTCAATATTTCAACTCACCCCATGGCCAGTGTCCATTCCAATAATACCTTCAGCTAGAATAGGGCCCTTCTACCAACAAAACTTCTTGCAGGTTGCATTTAAGAAAAGTGGGCCAGTCTTACGCTTTCTCTTATTGATTAATAAGCCCCTTGAATATGTTATGATGGAGATGAGAGAAGTCGTGGAGGAATTACGAGCACATTATTCATTTTTAGAAGACGTGTGGAGAAATGATGCAAAATTTGTACAACTTATGGTTTACGATGGCTGCCGCATTTTAGGGCTTCTACGAGATCATGATGAAAGGTCTTTACTGTATGATCGTTACTATGGTACCCATAAAGCTAGCCACAGACCTATTCCTGAATTGCAGGCCATCGTTTTGCTCGACAACCAAGTGCCCCTTTTGGCTGTCAAGATGTTATTACAAGTAGAGGCTCGCAGCAGGAATAAGCGACCACCG ATCGATAAGGAGATCAACAATCTAGTGTTCAAGTTTTTGGGAATGGATGATATGGTTGacaaaacccaaaccctagGTCTACACATTCTTGATTTATACAGAAAAGGCATCATCGGACCACTTACAACTGCTACTAATGATAATACTAATGAAAGTGGAGGGCTTCCCATTCAGCGTCGTCCAGATTCACTGCAACCATTTCCATCAGAAAGGGGAAAAATACTCTCTGCAGTGAAGTTGCAAGAGTCCGGAGTGACATTTAAGAAATCCCTGAGTAACAAGATAACAGACATAAGCTTTGACAAAGACAAAGGCATCCTCAGCCTCCCACTATTCTTCATCGACGTAGCCACATGGCCAACCTTCCTCAGCCTCATGATCTTCGAGGCATGCCGCGTGGGACCCCAC ACGAGGCTGCAATATCAACTCCAAGAGACAATCAAGGAACTCCAAAGGCAATTCTTCGAGCAAGACCAAAGGGCAGATCAGCAAGTCCCAGATCAGCAAGTCCAAAGGGAAATCGACGAGCTAATCGAAAGGGAAATACTGCCCAAGCTATTCATGGGAACACCCTGCGAGCAAGTAATCCCTTGGCAACTCCCCAAGGAACACCTCCAGCTACTCCTTCATAAACTCCAAAGTCAAGCCCATATAAGTCAAATAAGGCAACTGGAGGGCTATGGCGAACACGTCACGtcatatattttcttcatgAGAGAGTTAATTGAATCGGACAGTGATGTGCGCTTGCTCAAGTCCAAGGGAATCATATTTTTGGATGATGAAAATGAGCTGGCTGCTGTCCAACTTCTGAAGATTCTCACTACTGTTGTACACTATCCGACAGCTAACATTAAAAAACTTCGGAGAGAGGTGAATGAATACAGCCAAAGGAAAATGAATAGATTGGTGAAAACGAGAGTGAATAGATGGTTGAATATACTTATGAATCTGTACTTTGACAACCCTTGGTCTACTATTGCCGTCATTGGTGGTGTGATGATCCTGGTGCTCACCTGTCTTCAGACTTTTTACTCATTTCTCAGCTACGAATACCCCAAGGGCGGTTGA